From Plasmodium yoelii strain 17X genome assembly, chromosome: 7, one genomic window encodes:
- a CDS encoding cdc2-related protein kinase 3 — translation MNEDENEEEFFLNIFRGGPGKHFFSENENFFLETNTLENNIRNEFLKNIENPCFLSKLCELKYKFLYDFCVIKKKEIQNKIWKDIENVVNNLCDEDAINVYKNLIKPSKKNDENIFLGYIDIHNNNGKTTKDEFDSKYLIRDIKNNMRSNLPQNVDLENILWNKINLNKYKKFKEINKNINILWDIYINYNFLNLYKCKNKEIVKDILISLIKKDNHLINTILGNNKIKLSNILNIYKRDKIENTQIKIPILNTEPDAHNENNSESPFHLDADSVVEQTHDIVKDNLNNIKTGQSGQPNGQSNGQSNGQPNGQSNSQSNDQTKLQESKDGSIKNMGSLFSPTYNSNIILKTKKDILKKIKSMKNETENENNIIHELLLYSIKGELQIKVKNIVKLHQVGQGAYGDVWMAEDIENNKRIALKKLKLNGNKEGLAKTYIREISILNSLQHKNVVELIGVIRTNLIPEENKTHNILYNFENKNQLLNYQNVKDKPIDSYMMPTSVLKKKLANDRPVSQNRQSSESSESSERSESSDSSESSDGISCDSDSHLCDKNAMEKKVNACGSIWMVFEYVPFDLSGYSELLREERQQKDRYKNMNLFTIGEIKNIMIQLFQALEYCHKNNVIHRDIKIANLLMDANGILKLADFGLARFHIDSFASNMTNRVITLWYRPPELLLGSENYSASVDMWSCGCVLGELLTSNPLFTADNESDILKVIVNKIGLPNNNDYKILKRLPLWNKIKFNPIHPSNINNLNQTKKIETENIIKNLNGVGEIGLDLFKKLLKWDPLERISAHDALSHPWFRTHPLPEPIQQRCNIKAAHSFMTKSYKKRDAPKVNLKKKIQENFRFMNVGKYRKMYFMNKYSGNIPQQLASQLAHSLPPDTEPQGIKNKYASNEVEPKIGKETKTGKENKIDNITRIQENIQTDQANAKILPNSADYFEKKNIKKNNNIPDTEIISKEDGCGYSKYDKSSQNEYENKYKNIDKQNKYMNKYQNDNKKYYNEPEKKKPSDDYRPGYESNSQWGKGSYIIKDRRSRERRSRERRSRERRSRERRSRERRSRDCRSRNRRSRERRSRDRRSRDRSRNRSRDRSRERRSRDSRSRERNWYRKEYWKRDGYKKDYRDRDRNKYDGRYGERYGERYDERYGERYDERYGEKYGERYDGRHDGRHDGRHDGRHERRHDGRYDEKYDGKHDGKHDGRYDEKYGDRYRSENKEKDKWRGKKREYEKEDELNKPGELKKEIKEEKKKKQKLNSENIKDEKK, via the exons atgaaTGAGGATGAAAACGAAGAAGAATtttttcttaacattttccGAGGGGGGCCAggtaaacattttttttcagaaaatgagaatttttttttagaaaccAATACacttgaaaataatataagaaatgagtttttaaaaaatatagagaaCCCTTGTTTTTTATCTAAACTATgtgaattaaaatataaatttttatatgatttttgtgttataaaaaaaaaagaaattcaaaataaaatatggaaagatatagaaaatgttgttaataatttatgtGATGAAGATGCTATTAATgtgtataaaaatttaattaaaccctccaaaaaaaatgatgaaaatatatttttgggttatatagatatacacaataataatggaaaaaCAACTAAAGATGAATTTgattcaaaatatttaataagagacataaaaaataatatgagaTCAAATTTACCTCAAAATGTagatttagaaaatatattatggaataaaataaatttaaataaatataaaaaatttaaagaaataaataaaaatattaatatattatgggatatatatataaattataattttttaaatttatataaatgtaaaaataaagaaattgtaaaagatatattaataagtctaataaaaaaagataacCATTTAATTAATACTATTCtaggaaataataaaattaaattgtctaacattttaaatatatataaaagagataaaattgaaaataccCAAATTAAAATACCAATTCTAAATACTGAACCAGATGCACACAATGAAAATAACTCTGAATCACCTTTTCATTTAGATGCTGATTCAGTTGTTGAACAAACTCATGACATAGTAAaagataatttaaataatataaaaactgGTCAAAGCGGCCAGCCAAACGGGCAGTCAAACGGTCAGTCAAACGGTCAACCAAACGGCCAGTCAAACAGCCAGTCAAACGACCAGACAAAATTACAAGAATCGAAAGATGGttcaattaaaaatatgggTTCTTTATTTTCCCCAACatataattcaaatataattttaaaaacaaaaaaagatattttaaaaaaaataaaatcaatgAAAAACGAaacagaaaatgaaaataatataatacatgaattattattatattctatTAAAGGAGAATTacaaataaaagtaaaaaatattgttaaaCTTCATCAGGTCGGGCAAGGTGCATATGGTGATGTATGGATGGCTGaagatatagaaaataataaaagaattgctttaaaaaaattaaagctAAATGGAAATAAAGAAGGACTAGCTAAAACATACATAAGAGAGATATCTATACTCAATTCATTACAACATAAAAATGTTGTTGAACTTATTGGCGTTATTCGTACAAATTTGATTccagaagaaaataaaacacataatattttatacaattttgaaaataaaaatcaacttttaaattatcaaaatgtaAAAGATAAACCCATTGATTCGTATATGATGCCAACTTCAGTTTTAAAAAAGAAGTTAGCCAACGATAGGCCCGTTTCTCAAAATAGGCAAAGTAGCGAAAGTAGCGAAAGTAGCGAACGTAGCGAAAGTAGTGATAGCAGCGAAAGTAGTGACGGCATTTCTTGTGATAGCGATTCTCATTTGTGTGATAAGAATGCAATGGAGAAAAAAGTGAATGCATGTGGTTCTATTTGGATGGTCTTTGAATACGTCCCGTTTGATTTATCTGGATATAGTGAGCTGCTTCGAGAAGAACGTCAGCAAAAAGatagatataaaaatatgaatttatttacaataggtgaaataaaaaatataatgatacAGTTATTCCAAGCACTAGAATATtgtcataaaaataatgtaatacatagagatataaaaatagcaaaTTTATTAATGGATGCAAATGGTATATTAAAATTAGCTGATTTTGGATTAGCTAGATTTCATATAGATAGTTTTGCATCTAACATGACAAACAGAGTTATTACTTTATGGTATAGACCACCAGAATTATTATTAGGTTCAGAAAATTATTCAGCAAGTGTAGATATGTGGAGTTGTGGATGTGTTCTAGGAGAGTTATTAACAAGTAATCCTTTATTTACTGCTGATAATGAATCAGATATTTTAAAagttatagtaaataaaatagGGTTAcccaataataatgattataaaattttgaaaagaTTACCATTatggaataaaataaaatttaatccAATACATCCAAGTAATAtcaataatttaaatcaaactaaaaaaatagaaacagaaaatattataaaaaatttaaatggtGTTGGAGAAATCGGATTAGATCTTTTCAAAAAACTCTTAAAATGGGATCCTTTAGAAAGAATATCAGCACATGATGCTTTAAGCCATCCATGGTTTAGAACCCATCCTTTACCTGAACCTATTCAACAAAGATGTAACATTAAAGCTGCTCATAGTTTTATGAcaaaaagttataaaaaaagagatGCTCCAAAagttaatttaaaaaaaaaaatacaagaaAATTTTAGATTTATGAATGTTggaaaatatagaaaaatgtattttatgaataagTATAGCGGCAACATTCCTCAACAGTTGGCTTCTCAGCTAGCCCATTCTCTTCCGCCAG ATACCGAACCCCAAggaataaaaaacaaatacgCTTCAAACGAAGTTGAACCCAAAATTGGAAAAGAAACCAAAACTGGAAAAGAAAACAAAATAGATAATATAACTCGGATACAGGAGAATATCCAAACAGATCAAGCCAATGCTAAAATATTGCCTAATTCTGCAGactattttgaaaaaaaaaatataaaaaaaaataataacattcCAGATACAGAAATAATTAGTAAAGAAGATGGATGTGGATACAGCAAATATGATAAAAGTTCacaaaatgaatatgaaaataaatataaaaatatagataagcaaaataaatatatgaataaatatcaaaatgataacaaaaaatattataatgaaCCAGAAAAGAAAAAGCCATCTGATGATTATAGACCTGGCTATGAATCTAATAGCCAATGGGGGAAAGGAAGTTACATAATTAAAGACAGACGAAGTAGGGAAAGGCGAAGCAGAGAAAGGCGAAGTAGAGAAAGGCGAAGTAGAGAAAGGCGAAGTAGAGAAAGGAGAAGTAGAGACTGCCGAAGCAGAAACAGACGAAGCAGAGAACGAAGAAGCAGGGACAGACGAAGCAGAGACAGAAGCAGGAACAGAAGCAGAGACAGAAGCAGAGAACGACGAAGTAGAGACAGTCGGAGTAGGGAAAGGAACTGGTATAGAAAAGAATATTGGAAGAGAGATGGATATAAAAAGGATTATCGAGATAGAGACAGAAATAAATATGACGGAAGATATGGAGAGAGATATGGGGAAAGATATGATGAAAGATATGGAGAAAGATATGATGAAAGATATGGAGAAAAATATGGAGAGAGATATGATGGAAGACATGATGGAAGACATGATGGAAGACATGATGGAAGACATGAGAGAAGACATGACGGAAGatatgatgaaaaatatgatggAAAACATGACGGAAAACATGACGGAAGatatgatgaaaaatatgGAGATCGATATCGaagtgaaaataaagaaaaagataaatGGAGAGGGAAAAAAAGAGAGTATGAAAAAGAAGATGAATTAAATAAGCCAGgagaattaaaaaaggaaataaaagaagaaaaaaaaaaaaaacaaaaattaaattcaGAAAATAtcaaagatgaaaaaaaataa
- a CDS encoding coatomer subunit zeta, putative, with amino-acid sequence MKGVSIKQLDGIIILDEDGNRIAVKYYTNILENKGDDKNRNSCENNYINNKEHMDNIYDEPYNNLKTVDNQKQFEYNIINKIKKTSSLLNEIEILSSNQYIILSLLINDIYIFIVGDENNNELILYEIMKSIQDSLNSITNNNIGKKQLIDKLDSVYLLLDEIIDNGIVMETNPNVIVNRLYMNEDDIQDLTSLNQAIYSAKDNIIRSLLSGT; translated from the coding sequence ATGAAAGGGGTATCAATAAAACAACTTGATGGGATAATAATATTGGATGAAGATGGAAACAGAATTGcagtaaaatattatacaaatatattagaaaataaaGGAGACgataaaaatagaaatagttgtgaaaataattatataaataataaagaacaTATGGATAACATCTATGATGaaccatataataatttaaaaacagTAGATAATCAAAaacaatttgaatataacataattaataaaattaaaaaaacatcTTCCTTATTAAACGAAATAGAAATTTTATCATCAAatcaatatattatattatctttattaataaatgatatatatatatttattgttggagatgaaaataataatgaacttattttatatgaaattaTGAAATCTATTCAAGATTCTTTAAATAGtataacaaataataatattggaaaaaaacaattaatagaTAAATTAGATTCAGTTTATCTACTTTTAGATGAAATTATTGATAATGGAATTGTTATGGAAACTAACCCAAATGTTATAGTAAAtcgattatatatgaatgaaGATGATATACAAGATTTGACATCTTTAAATCAAGCAATATATTCAGCAAAGGACAATATAATTAGAAGTTTATTAAGTGGTActtga
- a CDS encoding nuclear cap-binding protein subunit 2, putative, which yields MSHLYEEVYKKRKYYDRALCNDYEDWLNKIQYSKTVYIGNLSIYTTEQQIYEHMNKAGEVENIIMGLHRTEKSPCGFCFVVYKKKEGATQSVNFLNNSILDGRIIRVDEDLGIIGKRKYGRGKTGVQKRDERNKHFDEDRPIVLDNLAQQHLITKKRKINNNHHYPNMYNIYHPYERNVKPRILTNNNFHPNNYQNSKSVNSKSVNLKPVVTLYPNVQHLMAYNRNKNTKPYNYNYKKDRNSNM from the exons atgtcaCACTTATATGAAGaggtatataaaaaaagaaaatattatgataGGGCATTATGTAATGATTATGAAGATTGgctaaataaaatacaatatTCTAAAACTGTTTACATTGGCAATTTATCCATTTATACAACAGAGCAGCAAATATACGAG CATATGAATAAAGCCGGGGAAGTCGAAAACATAATAATGGGATTGCACAGAACTGAAAAGTCGCCATGTGGTTTTTGTTTTgtagtatataaaaaaaaagaaggtGCAACACAATCTGTTAATTTTCTTAATAATTCAATATTAGATGGTAGAATAATAAGAGTAGATGAAGATTTGGGAATAATAGGGAAACGAAAATATGGAAGAGGTAAAACGGGAGTTCAAAAAAGAGATGAAAGAAATAAGCATTTTGATGAAGATAGACCAATAGTACTTGATAACTTAGCACAACAACAtttaattacaaaaaaaagaaaaataaataataatcatcATTATCCAAATATGTACAATATATATCATCCATATGAAAGAAATGTTAAGCCAAGaattttaacaaataataattttcatccaaataattatcaaaattCAAAATCTGTAAATTCAAAATCTGTAAATTTAAAACCTGTTGTAACATTATACCCAAATGTACAACACTTAATGGCATATAATAGAAACAAAAATACCAAgccatataattataattataaaaaagataGAAATTCAAACATgtga
- a CDS encoding GTP:AMP phosphotransferase, putative: MRIVLFGAPGVGKGTFAEILAEKEKLKHINIGNILRNEIKKKTSIGKEINKIVNSGNLVPDNIITHIINEEIKKCSINNTNNNFKGFILDGFPRNINQSKELIKITNIDLFVNIFSPKYILIKKLLGRRICTICNNCFNIVNIKDKDFDMPPLLPSKNCHICKGNANLVKRGDDNEETILHRLNSYESSNAQIIDFFKNLKYNFIDFEIKKGIKDFDEFHKTILSNFKKF, encoded by the coding sequence ATGCGAATTGTATTGTTTGGGGCACCTGGGGTGGGTAAAGGCACATTTGCTGAAATATTAgcagaaaaagaaaaactaaaacatataaatataggtAATATTTTAAggaatgaaataaaaaaaaaaacatcaatagggaaagaaataaataaaatagttaataGTGGAAATTTAGTTCCAGACAATATAATAACACATATTATTAAtgaggaaataaaaaaatgctctattaataatacaaaCAATAATTTTAAAGGGTTTATATTAGACGGATTTCCTAGAAATATAAACCAAAGtaaagaattaataaaaataacaaatattgatttatttgttaatatattttccccaaaatatatattaattaaaaagtTATTAGGAAGAAGAATTTGTACTATTTGCAATAACTGTTTCAATATTGTTAATATCAAAGATAAAGATTTTGATATGCCTCCACTTTTACCGTCCAAAAATTGCCATATTTGTAAAGGAAATGCTAATTTAGTTAAAAGAGGTGATGATAATGAAGAAACTATTTTACATAGATTAAATTCTTATGAATCGAGTAATGCACAAattattgatttttttaaaaatttaaaatataattttatagattttgaaataaaaaagggaatAAAAGATTTTGATGAATTTCACAAAACAATTTTAAGCAATTTTAAGAaattttaa
- a CDS encoding 60S ribosomal protein L15, putative: MGAYKYIQEIWKKKQSDAMHFLLRVRTWEYRQLPVVHRVSKPSRPDKAKRLGYKALQGFVIYRVRVRRGDRKKRVRKGVVHGKPKHQGVHKQKSARNLKSVAEGKVGKSICGNLRVLNSYWVGQDAVYKYYEVILVDPMHNAVRNNPSINWICDSVHKHRELRGLTSAGKKYRGLRVKGHLSAKSRPSIRANWKRRQLIKLKKRR; encoded by the exons atgggagCATACAAGTATATTCAAgaaatatggaaaaaaaaacaatcaGATGCTATGCATTTTTTGCTACGTGTCAGAACTTGGGAATATAG GCAATTACCAGTTGTGCATAGAGTATCCAAGCCTAGTAGACCAGATAAAGCAAAACGATTAGGATATAAAGCTCTTCAAGGGTTTGTAATATATAGAGTAAGAGTTAGAAGAGGTGATAGAAAAAAGAGAGTAAGAAAAGGTGTTGTTCATGGAAAACCAAAACATCAAGGTGTTCACAAACAAAAATCAGCAAGAAATTTAAAAAGCGTTGCTGAAGGAAAAGTTGGTAAAAGCATATGTGGAAATTTAAGAGTTTTAAATAGTTATTGGGTAGGTCAAGATgcagtatataaatattatgaagTTATATTAGTAGACCCAATGCATAATGCAGTAAGAAATAATCCTAGCATAAATTGGATATGTGATTCAGTACATAAACATAGAGAATTGAGAGGTTTGACATCGGCAGGAAAGAAATATAGAGGCTTACGCGTTAAGGGTCATTTATCTGCTAAGAGCAGACCATCTATAAGAGCTAATTGGAAGAGAAGacaattaattaaattaaagaAACGTAGATAA